Proteins encoded by one window of Aphis gossypii isolate Hap1 chromosome X, ASM2018417v2, whole genome shotgun sequence:
- the LOC114130948 gene encoding E3 ubiquitin-protein ligase XIAP-like, with amino-acid sequence MSIRKRLASFNDRWSLDFFTPLDMAIAGFSYTGIEDSVKCDQCNSIILNWQQSDNPLQKHIGLSPNCPFINRVVITFDGRLKTFHNWPLSFLRPDDIAEAGFYYLGHEDHVKCIECYKIFVNWQLDDNPLQEHILRSPNCSFINKFVLTVSGRVKTFHNWPVNFIRPGDTVEAGLYYLGIEDRVKCIECKTEIFGWTEGSNPLQKHILHSPNCSFIKKIVLTVSGRVKTFHNWPVNFLRPDNLAEAGFFYTGIGHQVKCFKCLVYIDTWQRGVVPTTEHMRYSPLCTYVRGNREIFDVCGSFSADDILNSIETKKIVDLLDSGGIVVKLNHVMNKYGHMSSIYARMRTFVGCVGTFKQDINTLCEAGFFYDGDGQTDFVTCFCCTIRLNKWEDADEPWIKHVKWSKTCAYVILNKGKYFVDQVLGVDNHGIECNQLELFNLIAKRESTYILGTTMKILTSKKQISRLRFPKPLIGKNQQYFSQELNTNSVPDCMECKICFKGEIKVIFVPCSHALACIECALTITQCPICRHPFSKLIRIYLPTDKKNYEDHQLQPCSSKISFSDKLNPMLCKTCRNEDMSAVFLPCKHVYNCIKCAEKMDECPICAENVFAFVHFFL; translated from the exons ATGTCTATTCGTAAACGTTTGGCATCCTTTAATGATAGGTGgagtttagatttttttacacCGCTTGATATGGCCATAGCTGGTTTTTCTTATACAGGCATTGAAGATAGTGTGAAATGTGATCAATGTAATAGCATAATACTTAACTGGCAACAAAGCGATAATCCgttacaaaaacatattggTCTCTCTCCAAATTGTCCATTTATTAATCGAGTT GTTATTACATTTGATGGTCGCTTAAAAACTTTTCATAACTGGCCTCTCTCTTTTTTAAGACCTGATGATATAGCTGAAgctggtttttattatttaggccATGAAGatcatgtaaaatgtattgaatgttataaaatatttgttaactgGCAACTCGACGATAATCCGTTACAAGAACATATTCTTCGCTCTCcaaattgttcatttattaataaattt gTTTTAACAGTTAGTGGTCGTGTAAAAACTTTTCATAACTGgcctgttaattttataagaccTGGTGACACGGTTGAAGCtggcttatattatttaggcaTTGAAGATcgtgtaaaatgtattgaatgcAAAACAGAAATTTTTGGATGGACAGAAGGAAGTAATCCGTTACAAAAGCATATTCTTCACTCTCcaaattgttcatttattaaaaaaatt GTTTTGACAGTTAGTGGTCGTGTAAAAACTTTTCATAACTGgcctgttaattttttaagaccTGATAACTTGGCCGaagctggttttttttatacaggtaTTGGACATCaggtaaaatgttttaaatgccTGGTATATATTGATACATGGCAACGAGGTGTTGTTCCAACAACTGAACATATGCGTTACTCTCCACTATGTACTTATGTTCGTGGAAATAGag AGATTTTTGATGTGTGTGGTTCTTTCAGTGctgatgatattttaaatagtatagagACAAAAAAGATAGTTGATTTGTTAGATTCTGGGGGAattgtagtaaaattaaatcatgttatgaataaatatggaCACATGTCATCCATCTATGCACGCATGAGAACATTTGTTGGATGTGTGGGAACATTTAAACAAGATATTAATACTCTGTGCGAAGctggatttttttatgatg gcGATGGTCAGACTGATTTTGTGACTTGTTTCTGCTGTACTATACGTTTAAATAAGTGGGAAGATGCCGATGAACCATGGATAAAACATGTCAAATGGTCAAAAACTTGtgcttatgtaatattaaataaaggcAAATACTTTGTAGACCAAGTGCTTGGTGTGGATAATCACGGCATAGAATGCAACCAACtt gaGTTATTCAACTTAATTGCTAAACGGGAAAGTACTTACATTCTTGGCACTACAATGAAAATACTTACATCAAAAAA aCAAATTAGTCGGTTACGTTTTCCTAAACCTTTAATTGGTAAAAACCAGCAGTATTTTTCTCAAGAGCTAAATACTAATTCTGTGCCAGATTGTATGGAATGCAAGATTTGCTTTAAGGgagaaattaaagtaatttttgttcCTTGCAGTCATGCACTTGCTTGCATAGAATGTGCATTAACAATCACTCAGTGCCCTATATGTAGACATCCATTCTCAAagttaataagaatatatttacctacggataaaaaaaattatgaagacCATCAACTACAACCGTGCAGTTCCAAAATATCTTTCAGTGATAAATTAAATCCAATGCTTTGCAAAACTTGTCGTAATGAAGATATGTCAGCGGTATTTTTACCATGTAAACATgtctataattgtattaaatgtgcAGAAAAAATGGATGAGTGCCCTATATGTGCAGAAAATGTCTTTGCCTTTGTACACTTTTTCTTATAA